One Apodemus sylvaticus chromosome 14, mApoSyl1.1, whole genome shotgun sequence DNA window includes the following coding sequences:
- the LOC127665232 gene encoding LOW QUALITY PROTEIN: polyadenylate-binding protein 4-like (The sequence of the model RefSeq protein was modified relative to this genomic sequence to represent the inferred CDS: inserted 1 base in 1 codon): MNAEAGTHPMMASLYVGDLHSDVTEDMLFEKFSSIGPVLSIRICRDLFTRRSLGYGYVNFQLPTDAERALDTMNFEVIKGRPIRIMWAQRDPSVRKSGVGNVFIKNLDKSIDNQALYDTFSAFGNIMSCKVVCDEKGSKGYAFVHFETQEAADKAIEMLNGKILNDRKVFVGRFKSQQEREAELGAKKFTNVYIKNFGEEVDDGALKELFGQFGKTLSVKVMRDSSGKSKGFGFVSYQKHEDASKAVEEMNGKEMGGKAIFVGRAQKKVERQAKLKRKFEQQKRGRINRYRGVNLYVKNLDDTIDDEKLRKVFSPFGTITSAKVMVEGRRSKGFGFVCFSSPEEATKALIEMNGRRVGSKPLYVALAQGKEERKAHLTNQYMQRMAEMRAVPANPFLNAFQPTTVPTLAPPATVAATVPGAVAPHKDASSVHSPHPAIQPLQVPQPAVQVQGQEPLTASMLAAVPTEEQKLMLGQRLFPLMQXMHSDMAAKITGMLLELDNSELLHMLESPESLRSKVDEAVEVLKAYDAEKEAAQEVGAAAATTRKKEPKAKSPLMTSG; this comes from the exons ATGAACGCTGAAGCCGGCACCCACCCCATGATGGCCTCCTTATATGTGGGCGATCTGCACTCGGACGTCACGGAAGACATGCTGTTTGAAAAGTTCAGCTCTATAGGGCCTGTTCTGTCCATCCGGATCTGCCGCGACTTGTTCACCCGCCGTTCCCTGGGTTATGGCTATGTCAACTTCCAGCTGCCAACTGATGCCGAGAGGGCCTTGGACACCATGAACTTTGAAGTGATTAAGGGAAGGCCAATCCGCATCATGTGGGCTCAGAGGGATCCCTCTGTGAGAAAGTCTGGTGTGGGAAATGTCTTCATCAAGAACCTGGACAAATCTATAGACAACCAGGCGCTGTACGACACTTTCTCTGCCTTTGGAAACATCATGTCCTGTAAGGTGGTTTGTGATGAGAAGGGCTCTAAGGGCTATGCCTTTGTCCACTTCGAGACCCAAGAGGCCGCCGACAAGGCCATCGAGATGCTGAACGGCAAGATCCTCAATGACCGCAAAGTGTTCGTGGGCAGATTCAAGTCTCAACAAGAGCGCGAAGCCGAGCTTGGTGCCAAAAAATTCACCAACGTTTACATCAAAAACTTTGGAGAAGAGGTGGATGATGGGGCTCTGAAAGAGCTCTTCGGCCAGTTTGGTAAGACCCTAAGTGTCAAGGTGATGAGAGACTCGAGTGGGAAGTCCAAAGGCTTTGGCTTTGTTAGTTACCAGAAACACGAAGACGCCAGCAAGGCTGTggaagaaatgaatggaaaagaaatggGCGGGAAAGCCATCTTCGTAGGCCGTGCCCAGAAAAAAGTAGAACGTCAGGCCAAATTAAAACGGAAATTTGAGCAGCAGAAGCGGGGGAGGATCAATCGGTACCGGGGAGTGAATCTCTACGTGAAGAACTTGGATGACACCATTGATGATGAGAAATTGAGGAAAGTGTTTTCTCCTTTTGGAACAATCACCAGTGCGAAGGTGAtggtagaaggaagaagaagcaaaGGGTTTGGCTTTGTCTGTTTCTCCTCTCCTGAAGAGGCAACCAAAGCTCTCATCGAAATGAATGGACGCCGTGTGGGCTCCAAGCCACTGTATGTGGCCCTGGCCCAGGGGAAGGAAGAGCGGAAGGCTCACCTGACCAACCAGTATATGCAGCGTATGGCTGAGATGAGAGCAGTTCCTGCAAACCCCTTCCTAAATGCCTTCCAGCCCACAACTGTGCCAACCCTTGCACCTCCTGCTACAGTTGCTGCCACTGTTCCCGGGGCTGTGGCTCCACACAAGGATGCCTCCAGCGTCCACAGCCCTCATCCTGCCATTCAGCCACTTCAGGTCCCCCAGCCTGCGGTCCAAGTGCAGGGTCAGGAGCCCCTGACTGCCTCCATGCTGGCCGCGGTGCCCACCGAGGAACAGAAGCTGATGCTGGGCCAGCGTTTGTTCCCACTGATGC AGATGCATTCAGACATGGCTGCAAAAATTACTGGGATGCTGCTGGAACTCGACAACTCTGAGCTGCTGCACATGCTCGAGTCCCCCGAGTCCCTGCGGTCCAAGGTGGATGAAGCTGTGGAGGTCCTTAAGGCTTATGATGCCGAGAAAGAAGCTGCCCAGGAGGTGGGCGCTGCTGCTGctacaacaagaaaaaaagagcCAAAAGCCAAATCACCCCTCATGACATCCGGATAA